Proteins found in one Sorghum bicolor cultivar BTx623 chromosome 1, Sorghum_bicolor_NCBIv3, whole genome shotgun sequence genomic segment:
- the LOC8067541 gene encoding F-box/kelch-repeat protein SKIP11, with protein MDLYDKREDMALQDGDYCLAPRASRGGCEVDLQWADGLVEGAGRKRCALEDFEDEVQEMDEVDGGGKRSKPPSPQPHTPDIREAHAPSRRRRTVVAGGGEHSGGGGDLIGEIGRDLSINCLLRLSRSEYGSVASLNHDFRSLVRGGEIYRLRRQNNIAEHWVYFSCNVLEWDAYDPYRKRWISVPKMPPDECFMCSDKESLAVGTELLVFGMAHIVFRYSVLTNSWTRGEVMNSPRCLFGSASVGEKAYVAGGTDSFGRILSSAELYNSETHTWTPLPSMNKARKNCSGFFMDGKFYVIGGVTNNNMILTCGEVYDTQSKTWSVIENMSGGLNGVSGAPPLVAVVKNQLYAADYSEKDVKKYDKQNNRWITLGKLPERSVSMNGWGLAFRACGERLIVIGGPRTPVGGMIELTSWIPDDKPPVWNLMDRRPSGNFVYNCAVMGC; from the coding sequence ATGGATCTCTACGACAAGAGGGAGGACATGGCGTTGCAAGACGGGGACTACTGCCTTGCGCCCCGGGCTTCGCGGGGCGGATGCGAGGTGGACTTACAGTGGGCGGATGGCCTCGTCGAAGGCGCCGGGCGGAAGCGGTGCGCCCTGGAAGACTTCGAGGACGAGGTCCAGGAAATGGACGAGGTGGATGGCGGTGGCAAGCGCAGCAAGCCGCCGTCGCCGCAACCGCACACACCAGATATTCGTGAAGCCCATGcccccagccgccgccgccgcaccgtGGTGGCCGGTGGTGGGGAGCACAGCGGTGGTGGGGGTGACCTCATAGGAGAAATCGGCCGGGACCTGTCCATCAACTGCCTCCTCCGGCTGTCTCGGTCAGAGTATGGCTCAGTGGCTTCGCTGAATCATGATTTCCGGTCTCTGGTTCGAGGAGGGGAGATCTACAGGCTGCGACGGCAGAATAACATTGCCGAGCATTGGGTGTACTTCTCCTGTAATGTTTTGGAGTGGGATGCCTATGACCCCTACCGCAAGCGTTGGATCTCGGTGCCCAAGATGCCGCCTGATGAGTGCTTCATGTGCTCGGATAAGGAGTCTTTGGCTGTGGGCACCGAGTTACTTGTGTTTGGGATGGCACACATTGTCTTCAGATACAGTGTGCTGACAAACTCTTGGACACGAGGCGAGGTGATGAATTCTCCTCGCTGTCTATTTGGGTCAGCAAGCGTGGGGGAGAAGGCATACGTTGCTGGTGGCACTGATTCTTTTGGCAGGATCCTCAGCTCAGCAGAGCTGTACAACTCCGAGACGCATACTTGGACACCTCTTCCTAGCATGAATAAGGCACGGAAAAATTGCTCTGGGTTTTTCATGGATGGCAAGTTTTATGTGATTGGCGGTGTGACAAACAACAACATGATCTTGACCTGCGGTGAAGTGTATGATACGCAGAGCAAGACTTGGAGTGTGATTGAGAACATGTCTGGGGGTTTAAATGGAGTGAGCGGTGCACCCCCACTTGTTGCAGTGGTCAAGAACCAGCTGTATGCTGCTGATTACAGCGAGAAGGATGTGAAGAAGTATGACAAGCAGAATAATAGATGGATCACACTTGGTAAATTGCCCGAGCGATCTGTGTCCATGAATGGATGGGGCCTTGCATTCAGGGCATGTGGTGAGAGGCTTATTGTAATTGGTGGCCCAAGAACACCAGTTGGGGGCATGATTGAGCTAACCTCTTGGATTCCTGATGACAAGCCACCTGTGTGGAATTTGATGGACAGACGGCCATCAGGAAATTTTGTGTATAATTGCGCTGTGATGGGCTGCTGA